In Amycolatopsis sp. EV170708-02-1, the following are encoded in one genomic region:
- a CDS encoding ABC transporter permease — protein MTRYLLRRILQAVFVLWAAFTVSFVILYLLPGDAVSAKLGGGEAGLSVTPEQLAAAKAEYGLDDPLPLQYGKRLLAALQGDFGRSIATGDDATNMVVSALPPTLAVTGFALVLAILFGGGIAFAGTLTRHRWLGNLLLALPPLGISLPPFWVGLLLVQFFSFQLRLLPALGSNGFESLILPAITLAIPTGAIIGQVLAKSLRTQLAEPYAEIALAKGASRSRVHFGHLLRNAAVPTLTIAGVVAGNLIAGSVITETVFSRDGLGRVTSSAVTAQDIPVVQAVIVLAALVFVVINLLVDLVYPVLDPRIRHRETTDA, from the coding sequence GTGACCCGGTATCTGCTGCGGCGGATCCTGCAGGCGGTCTTCGTGCTGTGGGCCGCGTTCACCGTGTCGTTCGTGATCCTCTACCTCCTGCCGGGCGACGCGGTCAGCGCGAAGCTCGGCGGCGGCGAGGCCGGCCTTTCGGTGACGCCGGAACAACTGGCCGCGGCGAAGGCGGAGTACGGGCTCGACGATCCGTTGCCGCTGCAGTACGGAAAGCGGCTGCTCGCGGCGTTGCAGGGCGACTTCGGCCGCTCGATCGCCACCGGGGACGACGCCACGAACATGGTCGTGTCCGCCCTGCCGCCGACGCTCGCGGTGACCGGCTTCGCGCTGGTGCTCGCGATCCTGTTCGGCGGCGGGATCGCCTTCGCCGGCACCCTCACGCGGCATCGCTGGCTGGGCAACCTCCTGCTCGCGTTGCCACCGCTGGGGATCTCACTTCCGCCGTTCTGGGTCGGGCTGCTGCTCGTCCAGTTCTTCTCCTTCCAGCTCAGGTTGTTGCCCGCGCTGGGTTCGAACGGCTTCGAGTCGCTGATCCTGCCCGCGATCACGCTCGCCATCCCGACCGGCGCGATCATCGGGCAGGTGCTGGCGAAGAGCCTCCGCACGCAGCTCGCCGAGCCGTACGCCGAGATCGCGCTGGCGAAGGGAGCGAGCCGGTCGAGAGTCCACTTCGGACACCTTCTGCGCAACGCCGCGGTGCCCACGCTGACCATCGCCGGGGTGGTGGCGGGAAACCTGATCGCGGGTTCGGTGATCACCGAGACGGTGTTCTCCCGCGACGGCCTCGGCCGCGTGACGTCGTCGGCGGTCACCGCGCAGGACATCCCGGTGGTGCAGGCGGTGATCGTGCTCGCCGCGCTGGTGTTCGTCGTCATCAACCTGCTGGTCGACCTGGTCTACCCCGTACTCGACCCGCGGATCCGACACCGGGAGACGACCGATGCCTGA